In Gallus gallus isolate bGalGal1 chromosome Z, bGalGal1.mat.broiler.GRCg7b, whole genome shotgun sequence, one DNA window encodes the following:
- the LOC776018 gene encoding interferon type A1/A2 yields the protein MAVPASPQHPRGYGILLLTLLLKALATTASACNHLRPQDATFSHDSLQLLRDMAPTLPQLCPQHNASCSFNDTILDTSNTRQADKTTHDILQHLFKILSSPSTPAHWNDSQRQSLLNRIHRYTQHLEQCLDSSDTRSRTRWPRNLHLTIKKHFSCLHTFLQDNDYSACAWEHVRLQARAWFLHIHNLTGNTRTEPQTHLPPLSYLSIYSTIYTNAYLFFYLFFYLFRQNKALLFNTACECLLSLNHRSPFRGQPNLGFSHTAPKTLLPAYVLRSPGRGREVHKFGTKSNQSRDTCSGRQDRPVLANKVEQIS from the coding sequence ATGGCTGTGCCTGCAAGCCCACAGCACCCACGGGGGTACGGCATCCTGCTGCTCACGCTCCTTCTGAAAGCTCTCGCCACCACCGCCTCCGCCTGCAACCACCTTCGCCCCCAGGATGCCACCTTCTCTCACGacagcctccagctcctccgGGACATGGCTCCCACACTaccccagctgtgcccacagcacaaCGCGTCTTGCTCCTTCAACGACACCATCCTGGACACCAGCAACACCCGGCAAGCCGACAAAACCACCCACGACATCCTTCAGCACCTCTTCAAAAtcctcagcagccccagcactccaGCCCACTGGAACGACAGCCAACGCCAAAGCCTCCTCAACCGGATCCACCGCTACACCCAGCACCTCGAGCAATGCTTGGACAGCAGCGACACGCGCTCCCGGACGCGATGGCCTCGCAACCTTCACCTCACCATcaaaaaacacttcagctgcCTCCACACCTTCCTCCAAGACAACGATTACAGCGCCTGCGCCTGGGAACACGTCCGCCTGCAAGCTCGTGCCTGGTTCCTgcacatccacaacctcacagGCAACACGCGCACTGAGCCCCAAACGCACCTCCCACCCTTGtcctatttatctatttattcaaCTATTTATACAAACGcctatttattcttctatttattcttctatttattcaGACAAAATAAAGCTCTCCTTTTCAACACTGCCTGCGAGTGCCTCCTTTCGCTCAATCACAGAAGCCCCTTTCGGGGGCAACCAAACCTGGGATTCTCACACACAGCTCCGAAAACTCTGCTACCCGCTTACGTCTTGCGTAGTCCtggcagggggagggaggtccACAAGTTCGGCACAAAAAGCAACCaaagcagggacacctgcagcgGGCGGCAGGACCGTCCGGTTTTGGCTAACAAGGTTGAACAAATCAGCTGA